TACATAATAAAATTTCAAAAGAAAACACGCAACGTATTCTAGATACCATGCTCGCGTTTAAATTATTAATGAAATCGCATAAAGTGGTAAAATATAAAGCCTGTGCCACTTCGGCGATGCGAGAATCAACGAATGGTAAACAGGTGGCCGATTTAGTATTAAAAAATTCTGGAATAAGTATCGATATTATTGAAGGTGAAGAAGAAGCAGCTATTATTGCTGCAACCGATTTAAACACTTTTATTGATAAAAGTAAAACTTATTTATATGTTGATGTTGGTGGGGGTAGTACCGAGTTTACTATTATAAACCAAGGAATTTCGGTGGCTTCAAAATCTTTTAAAATAGGTACAGTACGTTTATTAAACGATATGGTATCGAAGGAAGCATGGCAAGAATTGGAACAATGGATAAAATCACATACAAACAATTACGATAAAATATCCGTTTTGGGTTCTGGTGGAAACATTAATAAAATTTTCAAAATATCAGGAAAAGCTTTAGGTAAACCGTTAACATATTTCTACTTGACATCGTATTATAACTTACTACAAAGTTATTCTTATGAAGAACGTATAACCGAATTGGATTTAAATCAAGATAGGGCAGACGTTATCATTCCTGCCATGCGGATTTACTTGTCTTCTATGAAGTGGAGTGGTGCTAAAAATATATATGTACCAAAAATTGGGTTGGCAGATGGTATTATAAAAAGCATCTACTATCAAACGGTTTCAAGCAATACACAGTAAAATTTTGCACTTCACCTTTTAAAATTGCACCGATGTAATTTTATAATATATATTCGTACACGATAAATTGCTAAAATTTATAACCCAAAGCTATTCATTTATGAAAAAAATATTATTAACATTACTACTTGGTTTTTCATTTTACGGATTTTCTCAAGATGTAAAGTATGGTGTAAGAGGTGGTTTAAACATTTCAAATTTAGATTTTGAAGATACACCTGTCATGACAAATAAGCATAGAAACAGTATGTATATTGGTTTTTTTGGAGATATTCGTTTCTCCAAAACAGTTTCTTTAGTTCCAGAGTTACAGTTTTCTGCTGAAGGTGCCAAAGTTGAAGTATGGCAATTAGATTATATACAAGCACCTATTTTATTAAAACTTAGATTAAGTGAAAAAGTTCGTTTTGCTCTTGGTCCGCAAGTAGGCTTGAAAATAAATAAGGTGGATGATGGCGCAAGAAATTTTGCTTATTCGGGAGTAGCTGGAATTGAATATAAATTATCACACATGTTATTTGCTGATATTCGATATACTTACGGCTTGGTAGATGTTTTTGATGACAATTTACCGGTTTCTGCTAAAAATTCAACCATTCAATTAGGTGTAGGATATAAATTTTAACCGTGTATCGTCCTGCTTTTTCCTAAGTTAGCTATTATTTGACCCTCATATTCAAGAAGTTGTTGCCATTTGGTGTCAACTTCTTTTTTTTCGCCATACTTACGTGCAAACCCTAAAAACATAGTGTAGTGGTTGGCCTCGCTTACCATAAGGTTTCTATAAAAAGTGGCTAATTCTTTATCTTCAAGTTCTTCAGATAATAGTCTGAAACGTTCACAGCTTCTAGCTTCAATTAAAGCAGCATAAAGCAACCTATGTACTAATTGTGTTGTTCTACTACCGCCTTTAGGAAAAAACTTAAGCAACTCAATAACATAATCATCACGTCTATCACGTCCTAAAACCCAACCACGTTTTATAATGATATCATGAACCATTTTAAAATGACTGATTTCTTCTTTAACTAAAGCGGTCATTTCTTGAACCAAATCGGTATATTCAGGAAAGCTTACAATTAAAGAAATAGCAGTACTGGTTGCTTTCTGCTCGCAAAAGGCATGATCGGTTAATATTTCTTCTATATTTTTTTCAACAATATTAACCCATCTTGGGTCTGTTGGTAATTTAAGTCCTAGCATAATTCATTCATTTTAACCTTCAATTTCATTTATTAAAAATGTACCATCACTATTAATTATCATTTCACTTAAATAATAATTATCTGTTTCTGGTTGGGTATACATGATATATATACTTGTTTTATCTTTGGTGAGTTCTTCATTATCGTTTATCCAAACACCAGATAAAATAGCAATTTCAAAATATTCTTTTAATTCATTATTGTGCTTTAAAAAAAAAGGCTTGTCTATAGATTCTGAAAGAATTTTGTTATCGTTTTTAAAAACAGTGATTTCTGAAATATAATCTCTATAAAAGTGTTTATAGACTATAGTGTCTGCTTCGAATGTGTTTATAACACTACTATTCATATTAGCATAGGTTTTAATTTTCACCTTAAAACCATTGCTTAATACAGTGTCTGTTATGGTTTCAGAATAGGTTTCAGGAAAATATTTTACTATTTCTAGCACACCTATAGAATCTTTAAACTTTTCAACAGATGTTTTTAAGCTGTCCTTTTTAGTTTTTCCACCAGTACAACTTAAAAAAACAAAAACTATTAATAAAAAATAAATTAACTTATTCATTTATAAATATTTAAACATCTAAATCAAACGTTTTTCTTAAAAGATCTATATTAGGGTTTTTCTCTTTAAGTTTCTCAAATTTATCAAGGGACGTGTATGCATATTGCTTTTCCATTTCTTCGTTCACAGTAATAGATAAGCTAATATCAAAATTACTTAGAGTCTTACGAATATACAGCATCAGGTCGTATTGGTTACGCTCTAATTCTACTTTGTTGGTAGCGTTAGGATATTCTAAATGAACAACAGTTCCTTTTACTTTTGGAGTATCAATAGATAGAATAGATGCTAAATTATGCTTCCCATCTTTTTGAAGGATTTCTATAAAGGCATTCCAAGTTTTAATTAAATCGGCTTCAGTAAATGGTTCTGACGGTAGATTTTCTTCATCTATTACAACATCCATTTGTTTTATAAGATGTTCCTTCTTAAGCTTTAAACTTTTTAAAGATAGGCCCGAAGCTCTTTTTGAATCTTGCTTTAATTCAATTTTTACAGGTTGATTATCCTGAGATTTATTTAAATTATTTAAAGTTTTATGTGATGTTTCAGTGGTTTTTGGTTCAACCGAAGCAGATTCACTTTTCGTTTTATTTGGAAGTGTTACCGGTACAGGTTTAATGCCTTTTTTATGAAAGTACGAAGCGGGAATTATGAAGTGCCTAGAATTTTTTTTTTCTCCATCGAAAGTGATAGAGGCAAGTTGCATAAGGCATAACTCAATGAGCAGTCGTTGGTTTTTACTGCTTTTGTATTTCAGATCGCAATCATTAGCGAGATTAATACCCTGAAGTAAAAACTCCTGAGAAGCTTTTTGCGATTGTTCTAAGTATTTCTTTTTTGTTTCATCGCCTACTTCAAGCAATTCTATGGTTTCGGGTGTTTTACTGACTAACAAATCTCTAAAATGAGATGCTAAACCAGCAATAAAATGATGTCCATCAAAACCTTTTGAAAGGGTTCTGTTAAATTGAAGTAGTAAATCAGGAATTTTATTCTCTAAAATAAGGTCGGTGCTTTCAAAATAAGTTTCGTAGTCTAGAACATTTAAATTTTCGGTAACCGCTTGTCTCGTTAAGTTTTTACCCGAAAAACTAACCACACGGTCGAAAATAGAAAGCGCATCACGCATAGCTCCATCTGCTTTTTGAGCAATGATGTGTAGCGCATCGTCTTCAGCGTTGATTCCTTGTTCTTCTGCAATGTATTTTAAATAGTCTTTTGCATCTTTTACCGTAATCCGTTTAAAGTCAAATATTTGACAACGTGATAAAATGGTTGGTATAATTTTATGCTTTTCGGTAGTAGCAAGAATAAAAATACAGTGTTTTGGTGGCTCTTCTAATGTTTTTAAAAAGGCATTAAAAGCAGCCTGAGATAGCATATGTACCTCATCAATAATATACACTTTATATTTCCCCACTTGAGGCGGTATACGAACTTGGTCGGTTAAACTTCTAATATCATCCACCGAGTTGTTTGATGCCGCATCGAGTTCGAAAACATTGAATGCAAAATCTTCATTGCCCGTTTCGGAGCCATCACTATTTATCATTTTAGCTAAAATACGGGCGCAAGTTGTTTTACCAACACCACGAGGTCCTGTGAACAAAAGGGCTTGTGCTAAATGATTGTTCTCAATGGCATTTAATAAGGTGTTTGTAATAGCCTGCTGACCCACAACGTCTTTAAACGTTTGGGGCCTGTATTTTCTAGCCGATACTACAAAGTGTTCCATTGAATTATTAAAGTAACAAAGTTAAAAATTCAATTAAGAATTATGAATTATGAATGGAGAATTTAGAAGGAGTTATTAACAAAAACGAAGCTTATATGCTAATATGTTTTTGTTAAATTTGTATAAAAAATCAACTAATTTCGTTTAAATGTCGATATAATCAATTTAAAGTGACAATATCTTAAATAGTAAAACCAATCTCCCCAAAACAAAACAACTTTCAGTTTAAAAATTAACTTATCAATAGCCCTGACCCTCCCGATGCTTCATGTGGGTAACGCCCAAATTTTAATTATTTTATTAGTTGGTAATTGCCCATTAAGTATTGTACTTTTGCGGCAAGTAAATCGCCTTATCGCTTTCCGTTTTTCGGAAGGAGGAAAGTCCGAACACCGTAGTGCAACATAGTGGCTAATAACCACCAGCCGTGAGGTTAGGAAAAGTGCAACAGAAAGTATGTACAGGTCATGCTGTAGTGAAACCAGGTAAACTCTATGTGGTGCAATGTCATGTATACCAACGTTTGAGGGCGGCACGCTCGATTGTTGGAGGGTAGGCAGCTAAAGTGTATTGGTAACAATGCACGCAGATAAATGATAAGGGCTTTTTATATTTTAAATTCATTTTATAAATATAAAAATGTACAGAATTCGGCTTATAGATTTACTTGTTTATAGATAAACCCTTTTTGTGAATTCAAAAAGGGTTTTCCATTTTAAATAGGATAGGGATTTTATTAAGTTAATGACGCTCCATTTTGCTAAATAAGTATTTATTTATTAAATTGATATAGGGAATAGTAACCAAACAGAACTAAGTATAGGAAAGGAATATTCTGCTTTTTTTAAGTATAAGTATTAAATAACTGAAAAATTAATACATAAATTAAGTAAAAATTTTACAAAAAAAAGAGGCTGTCTGAAAGAGGCCACTGAAAAACATGTCCTATTTTGATCGGCATCGTTTTTTGGACAATAAAAAAACGCTTATAACAGGATTTTAAACATCCGTTATAAGCGTTATCTTTTTTGAACTGTTTTTATTTTTAGGCTCTACAAGTTGCTTTTCGACTTATGTAATTATATAAGTTGTTTTTTTATAATGCACATGTAGATTTCATTTTCTATGTCAATTTCAGTATTCTTTTTAAGTTTACCGTAAAAATTGCCATTGCTCCTTGCATTTGCATATTGTCAATCCCATACGATACTGCCCTATTATAACCATGTGCATTTTTCAGCTCACTGTTTTTGGCCTCTATCTTGTATCGGTGTTTTGCCTTTTCTTTGTAATATTCTGTTTCTTGAAAAGCCATTTGGTCCTGGTGCAACTCTGATTTTATGGATACAGAATACGTTTTTGTCTTGGCGCCCTCTTTGTAACAGCCTTCTTTTAAAGCACAGGATTTGCATTTTTCGACATCAAAATAATAAGTATCTACTTGGTTTTCCCCAATATTTTTTTTGCCCTGACGCGCTTTTCGTATTGCCAGTTGCCCTGCTGGGCAAACAAACCTATCGGCATCTTTATTATAATCAAATCTATCTTCATCTTTTCTAAACCCTTGTGTTATCGAAGGGTTTAGTCTTGCCACCATTTTAATGTTTTGCCCATTTGCGATCTTAAGGTTTTCTTTTCCGGAATAAGCCGCATCTCCAATAATGGTATCCACATCGACTCCGTTTTCTTGGCTGACCCCTAAAAGCTTGGGCAGTTCCGGCCCATCTCCTTTTTCCCCAGATGTTACTACGGCCGCGGTAATGATGCGTTCTTCGGTCATGGCAAAATGGGTCTTGTAGCCAAAGAAGGAGCTATCGGCGGATTTATGACCTGTTTTGGCATCAGTATCTTTTGATAGCGTTAAATTTTCTTGAGCATCCTCTACGGTTTCTTTTAACAGGTTTAATTTTTCTTTCACAGCAGGTATGGAACTTATGGACGGTTCATTTTCTATGCGTTTTTCTAACTCTTTGCAATAGGTCAGCTCCTTTTCCAGCTCATTGTCGGTATTCTTTTGGGGCATACGTTCCTTGAACTCGTCGTCAAAGGCATATACTGTTTTTCGAAGTAGCCTTGAGCGCTCTCTCAATGCTTCAATTACTGAAAATGGATTGGATCTCGATAAGGTATGTGTGGCATCAACGATAATTGACCTCGAACGGATGATGCCTTTTTCGACAGCTATGGTCACCGTTTTGTTTATCAACAGGTTTAATAGGTCGGTGTCCTTTAATCGTAGTTTTCTGAATTTTGTCAACGAACTGGGGTCGATGACATCGTCTTCTGGGTTCATGTCCAAAAAATATTTAAAGGACATATCGTAACGCGAACGCTCCACCACATCAACATCAGAAACGGTGTAAATTGTTTTAAGCAGCAAATACTTGAACATTCGAACAGGACTTTCTGCCATGCGTCCATTATTGGTGCAGTACTTGTTCAATAGCTCATCGTAGATAAATGAAAAGTCTATCAAATCGTTAATTTTTCTCAAAAGATTGTTCTTTGGAATAATCAAATCGTATAACGAAGAATGCTCGCTGAACGCTATTGTTTGTTGCTGTAGTAACATCTAAAAACCTTTATGATTACAGCTAAATATACAAAAAAAAAGAGCAGAAAACCTAGGGTTTCTGTTCCTTAAATTATTGTATTTATTCCTTAAAGGACTTTTTCAGTGGCCTCGTCTGAAAAGTGTATTTTATTTACTTTGTCAGGTTGGGCTTGTCGAAACGGATATGGATTATCAATACGTTTAAATATTTCGACAGGCTCCATATAACACAGAATAACACTTTTCAGACAGCCTCTTTGAATATTGTTAAGATGATATACTTAACTAAAATTTATTTTTGTACATGTTTCTCCATACACATGGGATAACACTATTTGAACAGCTTTGTCTGAGGTTTCAGCATTACCAATTATAACGCCGTTATCTAAAACATCTCCATTTTCAGTCCAATCAAATGCTTTATCATCTTTTGATTTATTTATAATAGTACGTTTGCCTTCTTTAATACTTACTCTAAAAGATTTATATTCTTTATTGTATTCAACTCCTGCAGGATAATAAGTTTCAGCATTAAAGAAAGATTCTCCTTTTGAAAACAAGTAACATACACAGTTACCTATCTCACTAGCTTCAGAAACTCTTACAGTGTTATTAAGAATTATTTTCCATTCATCTTTTACTAAAGCAGTAACAAGATTCATTAAAATAGTACCTTTTTCAGCAATCTTACCTTCTATTTTAGATTCGAAGTTAATAAGCGCAGATATTGTTCCAGCTCTTTTCTTTTGTGACTCATAAATAATTTCTCCAACAGACATAGTGAAATTATAATTATGATTTTTTAAATTTTCTGATAATTGATTAGAAAATTGATCAAAATCTACAGTTGATTTATTTACCACTCCTGTTAGCCCAACATAGGCAATATTATTTTTATAACTACTATCAAACAGTGATAATATATTGTTTACATCTTTTGTTACTCCTAATTGATTAGAGGCTTGAATGTAAGATTTTAATAAGGTAGAGACTTGCTTTTCTTGTGCAAATCCTGTAAAAAATGACAATAGAGTTACTGCCATTACTAGCTTTAAAATTGTAGGTTTTTTCATTTTTGGGGATTATTAAGTTGATTTTTTAAAATATTAAAGAAGCTAATATATAAAAAAGAATATTAGATGCTTAATTAATTTTGAATTTCAAAAAAACTAAACATATTACCACCATAACTTTTTGAATAGCTATAATTAATTAAGTTTGATAAATCGGTATGTTTTGAATGTTCTACAATAAGTAAACCATCTTCAAGTAGCAAATTGTTTTTAAATACTAATTCTGGAATTTTAGAAAAAGCATCGTCTGTGAAGTTGTAAGGAGGATCTGCAAAAATGATATTAGCTTGAAAATTCGTTTTTTCTAAAAATGTAAATACATCACTTTTAATAGTTTGTATAGGCATTTTAAATTCAGAAGCTGTTTTATTTATAAACTTGATACAGCCAAAATCTTGATCAACACACGTGATTTGCTCGGTGCCTCTAGAGGCAAATTCGTAGCTAATATTACCTGTTCCAGCAAAAAGATCTAATACGATTAACTCGTTAAAATAAAACGTGTTGTTTATAATATTAAACAGCGATTCCTTGGCCATATCGGTAGTTGGGCGCACCGGTAATTTTTTTGGTGCTACAATTTTTCTACTTTTATATAATCCTGATATTATGCGCATTAAAAACTTTTAATTAATGTAAAATTACTATGATTTGTTTTTGGTTGTGAATCTATACTGTATTTATAAGGATCTTCTCTGTTGCCCAAAAATACAAATCGAACGTATTTATATGCTATCTCATATAGTTCGTCTTTAGCATTAATGTCTCCAATAAAAATTAAAGATATTTTTTCAGGGTTTAATTCTAATTGTTCTAGGGTAAATAGTACGTAATAAATAAAATCTTCTTTAGTGTTATATTCAAACGTATTGAATAATAGAAGTTTTGTGTTATTAATTGCAATTAACTCAAAAGACCCTTTGTTTATGTTTACATATACTTTTGGAATGTTTGAGTTTTTTTCAGTAAGTAAGATCTGTTCAATTAAAATTGTAGAAATGTGTTTATATGTAAAAGATCCAAAATGCTCATAAATAAAATTGTTTATGTTCACATAGGGCACATATACATTTACACTATCATTTATTAAAATTTCATCAAATGTTATAAAATCTGTTTTTAATATTTTAGAACCAAACTTTAAATAATCTGCTAAACAATCTTCATTAAATAAGGGTTTTGGAACTAAAGCAGATAAATTGTTATCATATATAACATTTACTTTAGAAAAAGTTTCTTCTAAAAGATTTTCATTTTCTAAATGTTCTTTTAAAGCATCTAAAGTTTCTA
The genomic region above belongs to Mariniflexile litorale and contains:
- a CDS encoding porin family protein; translated protein: MKKILLTLLLGFSFYGFSQDVKYGVRGGLNISNLDFEDTPVMTNKHRNSMYIGFFGDIRFSKTVSLVPELQFSAEGAKVEVWQLDYIQAPILLKLRLSEKVRFALGPQVGLKINKVDDGARNFAYSGVAGIEYKLSHMLFADIRYTYGLVDVFDDNLPVSAKNSTIQLGVGYKF
- a CDS encoding DUF3822 family protein — encoded protein: MAKTNKTFNKLTNLELSIQISLSGLSFCILNRDLNTITFLKEIHFDKKLNPLETLDALKEHLENENLLEETFSKVNVIYDNNLSALVPKPLFNEDCLADYLKFGSKILKTDFITFDEILINDSVNVYVPYVNINNFIYEHFGSFTYKHISTILIEQILLTEKNSNIPKVYVNINKGSFELIAINNTKLLLFNTFEYNTKEDFIYYVLFTLEQLELNPEKISLIFIGDINAKDELYEIAYKYVRFVFLGNREDPYKYSIDSQPKTNHSNFTLIKSF
- the rsmD gene encoding 16S rRNA (guanine(966)-N(2))-methyltransferase RsmD; the encoded protein is MRIISGLYKSRKIVAPKKLPVRPTTDMAKESLFNIINNTFYFNELIVLDLFAGTGNISYEFASRGTEQITCVDQDFGCIKFINKTASEFKMPIQTIKSDVFTFLEKTNFQANIIFADPPYNFTDDAFSKIPELVFKNNLLLEDGLLIVEHSKHTDLSNLINYSYSKSYGGNMFSFFEIQN
- a CDS encoding IS1182 family transposase produces the protein MLLQQQTIAFSEHSSLYDLIIPKNNLLRKINDLIDFSFIYDELLNKYCTNNGRMAESPVRMFKYLLLKTIYTVSDVDVVERSRYDMSFKYFLDMNPEDDVIDPSSLTKFRKLRLKDTDLLNLLINKTVTIAVEKGIIRSRSIIVDATHTLSRSNPFSVIEALRERSRLLRKTVYAFDDEFKERMPQKNTDNELEKELTYCKELEKRIENEPSISSIPAVKEKLNLLKETVEDAQENLTLSKDTDAKTGHKSADSSFFGYKTHFAMTEERIITAAVVTSGEKGDGPELPKLLGVSQENGVDVDTIIGDAAYSGKENLKIANGQNIKMVARLNPSITQGFRKDEDRFDYNKDADRFVCPAGQLAIRKARQGKKNIGENQVDTYYFDVEKCKSCALKEGCYKEGAKTKTYSVSIKSELHQDQMAFQETEYYKEKAKHRYKIEAKNSELKNAHGYNRAVSYGIDNMQMQGAMAIFTVNLKRILKLT
- the dnaX gene encoding DNA polymerase III subunit gamma/tau, with protein sequence MEHFVVSARKYRPQTFKDVVGQQAITNTLLNAIENNHLAQALLFTGPRGVGKTTCARILAKMINSDGSETGNEDFAFNVFELDAASNNSVDDIRSLTDQVRIPPQVGKYKVYIIDEVHMLSQAAFNAFLKTLEEPPKHCIFILATTEKHKIIPTILSRCQIFDFKRITVKDAKDYLKYIAEEQGINAEDDALHIIAQKADGAMRDALSIFDRVVSFSGKNLTRQAVTENLNVLDYETYFESTDLILENKIPDLLLQFNRTLSKGFDGHHFIAGLASHFRDLLVSKTPETIELLEVGDETKKKYLEQSQKASQEFLLQGINLANDCDLKYKSSKNQRLLIELCLMQLASITFDGEKKNSRHFIIPASYFHKKGIKPVPVTLPNKTKSESASVEPKTTETSHKTLNNLNKSQDNQPVKIELKQDSKRASGLSLKSLKLKKEHLIKQMDVVIDEENLPSEPFTEADLIKTWNAFIEILQKDGKHNLASILSIDTPKVKGTVVHLEYPNATNKVELERNQYDLMLYIRKTLSNFDISLSITVNEEMEKQYAYTSLDKFEKLKEKNPNIDLLRKTFDLDV
- a CDS encoding tRNA-(ms[2]io[6]A)-hydroxylase, whose product is MLGLKLPTDPRWVNIVEKNIEEILTDHAFCEQKATSTAISLIVSFPEYTDLVQEMTALVKEEISHFKMVHDIIIKRGWVLGRDRRDDYVIELLKFFPKGGSRTTQLVHRLLYAALIEARSCERFRLLSEELEDKELATFYRNLMVSEANHYTMFLGFARKYGEKKEVDTKWQQLLEYEGQIIANLGKSRTIHG
- a CDS encoding exopolyphosphatase: MLSIKKYAAIDIGSNAVRLLISNIIEQKGKPVLFKKNSLVRVPIRLGSDVFIHNKISKENTQRILDTMLAFKLLMKSHKVVKYKACATSAMRESTNGKQVADLVLKNSGISIDIIEGEEEAAIIAATDLNTFIDKSKTYLYVDVGGGSTEFTIINQGISVASKSFKIGTVRLLNDMVSKEAWQELEQWIKSHTNNYDKISVLGSGGNINKIFKISGKALGKPLTYFYLTSYYNLLQSYSYEERITELDLNQDRADVIIPAMRIYLSSMKWSGAKNIYVPKIGLADGIIKSIYYQTVSSNTQ